In a single window of the Osmerus eperlanus chromosome 4, fOsmEpe2.1, whole genome shotgun sequence genome:
- the ppdpfa gene encoding pancreatic progenitor cell differentiation and proliferation factor A, giving the protein MASIPSSGSLIATHDYYRRRIGSTSSNSSCGSSEYTGEVIPHHPGLPRQDSGHWWSSFFFAKQNQPGMQNGSESQKTGTYTVTNGQVTCIAREMVLKRQLSESSDSGKMEPGSPPPTSS; this is encoded by the exons ATGGCATCCATTCCATCTAGCGGTTCCCTCATTGCCACCCATGATTACTACAGAA GGCGTATAGGCTCCACCTCGAGCAACAGCTCGTGTGGCAGTTCTGAGTACACAGGGGAGGTCATTCCACACCACCCAG GGCTCCCCAGACAAGACTCTGGCCACTGGTGGTCCTCTTTCTTCTTTGCCAAACAGAATCAGCCCGGCATGCAAAATGGATCAGAGTCTCAGAA GACTGGAACTTACACAGTGACCAATGGTCAGGTGACATGTATCGCCAGGGAGATGGTTCTGAAGAGGCAACTAAGCGAGAGTAGTGACTCTGGGAAGATGGAACCCGGATCCCCCCCTCCAACATCATCCTAG
- the LOC134018790 gene encoding tumor protein D54-like: MNRPGFGGDSFNFSTGITRNGVPPANLTEEDVDDLRIELIKVEDEIQTLRQVLLAKEKYAVEIKRQLGMGPLSDLKQNLAKGWQEVQTSTPYLSASATLEDISHSNTYKRTQETLSHAGQVTTAALSSVGVAITRRLGEMRSLPLPSPPRPSLSHPISVPAMRHSSTFKSFEDMVGNVKDKMTGSRSNQGTSGFDRSSSRDGPF; encoded by the exons ATGAACAGGCCAG GTTTTGGTGGGGACTCTTTTAACTTCTCCACTGGAATAACAAGAAATGGAGTCCCGCCTGCAAATTTAACAGAGGAGGATGTAGATGATCTCAGGATCGAGCTAATAAAG GTAGAGGATGAAATACAAACTTTGCGGCAGGTGCTTTTGGCCAAAGAAAAGTATGCTGTGGAAATTAAGAGGCAACTGGGAATGGGTCCCCTCAGTGATCTCAAACAGAACTTGGCCAAAGGCTGGCAGGAGGTCCAGACCTCAACCCC TTATCTCTCAGCATCAGCGACGTTGGAGGACATAAGTCACTCCAACAC GTATAAGAGAACCCAAGAGACTCTGTCCCATGCAGGCCAGGTGACCACTGCTGCTTTGTCCTCAGTGGGTGTGGCCATCACTAGAAGACTAGGAGAGATGAG ATCATTACCTCTGCCAAGCCCTCCACG CCCCTCTCTGAGCCACCCCATTAGTGTGCCTGCTATGAG ACATTCCTCTACTTTCAAGTCTTTTGAAGACATGGTGGGAAATGTGAAG GACAAAATGACTGGCAGCCGATCAAACCAAGGCACCTCTGGCTTTGACAGAAGCTCATCACGGGATGGCCCCTTCTAA
- the LOC134018791 gene encoding dnaJ homolog subfamily C member 5-like, which yields MAEQQRQRSLSTSGETLYVVLGVEKLATPDDIKKSYRKLALKFHPDKNPDNPEAADKFKEINNAHAILNDPTKRNIYDKYGSLGLYVAEQFGEENVNTYFVLSSWWAKALFVFCGLATGCYFCCCLCCCCNCCCGKCKPRPPEGQEPDFYVSPEDLEAQLQSDEREGGGEPIVLQPSATETTQLTSDGHHSTYRTDTGFN from the exons ATGGCAGAACAGCAGAGACAGcgctctctgtctacctctggGGAAACTCTCTATGTAGTGCTGGGTGTTGAGAAGCTGGCTACACCTGATGATATCAAGAAATCATACAG GAAACTGGCATTGAAGTTCCACCCTGACAAGAACCCTGACAATCCAGAGGCGGCTGACAAATTTAAGGAGATTAACAATGCTCATGCTATTTTGAATGATCCCACTAAACGCAACATCTACGACAAATATGGCTCTCTGGGCTTGTATGTGGCTGAGCAGTTTGGCGAGGAGAATGTGAACACATACTTTGTTCTGTCTAGCTGGTGGGCCAAG gcattgtttgttttctgtggCCTGGCCACTGGTTGCTACTTCTGCTGTTGCCTGTGTTGCTGCTGTAACTGCTGCTGTGGGAAATGTAAACCAAGGCCCCCAGAGGGCCAGGAGCCTGACTTCTACGTGTCCCCTGAGGACCTTGAGGCCCAACTGCAATCTGATGAGAGAG AGGGTGGCGGTGAGCCCATTGTGCTGCAACCATCAGCTACAGAGACCACCCAGTTGACATCAGATGGCCACCATTCCACCTACCGAACCGACACAGGCTTCAACTAA
- the LOC134018792 gene encoding glucose-induced degradation protein 8-B homolog, protein MMSYAEKPEDITKDEWMDKLNNVHIQRADMNRLIMNYLVTEGFKEAAEKFRMESGIEPSVDLDSLDERIKIREMILKGQIQEAIALINSLHPELLDTNRYLYFHLQQQHLIELIRLRETESALEFAQTQLAEQGEESRECLTEMERTLALLAFDNPEESPFGDLLNTMQRQKVWSEVNQAVLDYENRESTPKLAKLLKLLLWAQNELDQKKVKYPKMTDLSKGTIEDPK, encoded by the exons ATGATGAGTTACGCTGAAAAACCCGAGGACATCACAAAAGACGAGTGGATGGACAAACTAAATAATGTGCACATACAGAGGGCCGACATGAACCGACTCATTATGAATTACCTAGTGACAG AGGGGTTCAAGGAGGCAGCAGAGAAGTTCCGCATGGAGTCTGGGATAGAGCCGAGTGTGGACCTGGATTCCCTGGATGAGAGAATAAAGATCAGGGAGATGATTCTGAAGGGACAAATACAGGAAGCCATTGCGCTCATCAACAGCCTACATCCAGAGTTGCTTGACACCAACCGATACCTGTATTTCCATCTGCAG CAACAGCACTTGATAGAGTTAATAAGGCTGCGGGAGACAGAGTCTGCTTTGGAGTTTGCCCAGACACAGCTGGCTGAGCaaggggaagagagcagggaatgcctaacagagatggagagaacatTGGCTCTTTTGGCTTTTGACAACCCAGAGGAGTCACCCTTTGGAGACCTGCTCAACACGATGCAGCgacagaag GTATGGAGTGAGGTGAACCAGGCTGTGCTGGACTATGAGAACAGAGAGTCAACGCCAAAACTGGCCAAACTTCTGAAGCTGTTGTTGTGGGCTCAGAATGAGCTGGACCAGAAGAAAGTGAAATATCCCAAAATGACTGACCTTAGCAAGGGCACCATTGAGGACCCAAAGTGA